The following are encoded in a window of Impatiens glandulifera chromosome 5, dImpGla2.1, whole genome shotgun sequence genomic DNA:
- the LOC124938732 gene encoding cell division control protein 2 homolog C-like, translated as MEKYEKLEKVGEGTYGKVYKAKDKETGQLVALKKTRLEMDEEGVPPTALREVSLLQMLSHSLYIVRLLCVEHVDNKHGKPLLYLVFEYLDTDLKKFIDTYRKAPNSRNLPPSLIQSFLYQLCKGVAHCHSHGVLHRDLKPQNLLIDKEKGILKIADLGLGRAFTVPLKSYTHEIVTLWYRAPEVLLGSTHYSTAVDMWSVGCIFAEMARRQALFPGDSEYQQLLHIFRLLGTPTEKNWPGVSSLRDWHVYPQWEPQGIERVVPQLEADGLDLLVKMMKFNPADRISAKAALDHPYFDSLDKSQF; from the exons ATGGAGAAATACGAAAAACTCGAGAAGGTTGGAGAAGGCACATATGGAAAGGTTTACAAGGCAAAGGATAAGGAAACAGGACAATTGGTTGCTTTGAAGAAGACACGGTTAGAAATGGACGAAGAAGGAGTTCCACCGACTGCTTTAAGGGAAGTATCGCTTCTTCAGATGCTATCTCATTCACTCTACATCGTTCGTCTTCTCTGTGTCGAACATGTTGATAACAAGCATGGAAAGCCTCTTCTATACCTTGTTTTTGAATATCTAGATACAGATCTGAAGAAATTCATTGATACTTATAGGAAAGCGCCGAATAGTAGGAATCTTCCTCCTTCTCTTATTCAGAGTTTTCTTTATCAGCTTTGTAAAGGTGTTGCTCATTGTCATAGTCATGGTGTTCTTCACAG AGATTTGAAGCCTCAAAATCTTCttattgataaggagaagggtATACTTAAGATTGCCGATTTAGGGCTTGGAAGGGCTTTTACTGTACCTCTAAAGAGCTATACCCATGAg ATTGTTACTCTATGGTATAGGGCTCCAGAGGTTTTACTGGGTTCTACACACTACTCAACTGCTGTAGATATGTGGTCTGTGGGTTGTATTTTTG CTGAGATGGCAAGGAGACAAGCTTTGTTTCCTGGAGATTCAGAGTATCAACAGTTACTCCATATATTCAG ATTGCTTGGAACACCGACTGAGAAGAACTGGCCAGGAGTTAGCTCTTTGCGTGATTGGCATGTTTATCCCCAATGGGAACCTCAGGGCATTGAACGTGTTGTTCCTCAACTTGAGGCTGATGGACTCGATCTCTTAGTG aaaatgatgaaatttaATCCAGCTGATAGGATTTCAGCAAAAGCAGCTCTTGACCATCCTTATTTTGATAGTTTGGACAAGTCTCAGTTCTGA
- the LOC124938285 gene encoding protein PIN-LIKES 6: MELRILSEILTETRGGGESLAATIKIAVLPIAKVFTICFLGFLLAYFKILPANGRKLLNGLVFSLLLPCLIFSQLGQAISLEKMSQWWFIPFNVVLATISGSFIGLIVASLVRPPYPFFKFTIIEIGIGNIGNVPLVLISALCRDKSNPFGDSEKCARDGNAYISFGQWVGAIILYTYVFHMLAPPPEGTFDIEEKDLPIKFSIKDNSQKNSGPKDTSSPEQVPLLSHVASENLDTPAKGKIKGFLIFVYEKLKLKQVFQPPIIASILAMVIGCVPFLKNLIFTTDAPLYFFTDSCTILGGAMIPCILLALGGNLIDGPGSSKLGIRTTAAIIFGRLILVPPVGLGIVMTADKLGFLPPGDKMFRFILLLQHTMPTSVLSGAVANLRGCGREAAAVLFWVHIFAVFSMAGWIILYLHILF; encoded by the exons ATGGAACTCAGGATTCTATCAGAAATACTAACTGAAACAAGGGGTGGAGGAGAATCGTTGGCAGCAACCATTAAGATTGCGGTTTTACCTATAGCGAAAGTCTTTACCATTTGCTTCTTGGGATTTCTTTTGGCATATTTCAAAATCCTTCCTGCAAATGGGAGGAAGCTTCTCAATGGG TTGGTGTTTTCACTTTTGCTtccttgtttgatattttcCCAACTTGGGCAAGCTATCAGTCTTGAGAAAATGTCACAATG GTGGTTCATTCCTTTCAATGTTGTTCTAGCTACTATATCGGGATCATTCATTGGCTTAATTGTTGCTTCACTTGTTCGTCCACCTTATCCATTCTTTAAGTTTACCATCATAGAAATTGGGATTG GAAATATCGGAAACGTTCCTCTTGTGCTAATTTCTGCTTTATGTCGGGATAAATCTAACCCATTTGGTGACTCAGAGAAGTGTGCTCGTGATGGAAACGCATATATTTCATTTGGCCAATGG GTTGGTGCAATTATCCTCTACACTTATGTTTTTCATATGCTCGCACCTCCTCCTGAAGGCACCTTCGACATCGAGGAAAAAGATCTTCCCATTAAATTCTCTATTAAAGATAATTCTCAGAAGAACAGTGGCCCTAAGGATACAAGTTCCCCGGAGCAAGTTCCCTTGCTCTCCCACGTAGCATCAGAAAATTTGGATACTCCAGCTAAAGGAAAG ATCAAAGGCTTCTTGATTTTTGTCTACGAGAAGCTCAAGCTCAAGCAAGTCTTTCAACCCCCTATTATCGCTTCT ATCTTAGCCATGGTCATTGGCTGTGTACCGTTCTTGAAGAATCTGATTTTTACAACTGATGCTCCTCTTTACTTTTTCACCGATAGCTGCACAATTCTTGG GGGAGCTATGATTCCGTGCATTCTTTTGGCATTAGGTGGAAACCTCATAGATG GACCTGGCAGTTCAAAGCTTGGTATTCGGACAACAGCAGCCATTATTTTTGGGCGGTTAATCTTGGTTCCTCCTGTTGGTCTGGGAATTGTTATGACGGCTGACAAGCTTGGTTTTCTTCCTCCTGGTGATAAGATGTTCAGATTTATTCTTCTCCTCCAACATACAATGCCCACATCCGTTCTTTCAG